Proteins encoded together in one Pantoea sp. CCBC3-3-1 window:
- the mraZ gene encoding division/cell wall cluster transcriptional repressor MraZ has translation MFRGATLVNLDSKGRLAVPTRYRETLIGESAGQMVCTIDLHQPCLLLYTLPEWEIIERKLARLSSMNPQERRVQRLLLGHASECQMDNAGRLLIANTLRQHANLAKQVMLVGQFNKFELWDEQTWYQQVREDIDAEQSTQEPLSERLQDLSL, from the coding sequence ATGTTCCGGGGAGCAACGTTAGTCAATCTCGACAGCAAGGGGCGGCTTGCCGTGCCAACGCGCTATCGCGAAACGCTGATCGGGGAATCCGCGGGGCAAATGGTTTGTACCATTGACCTCCACCAGCCATGCCTGCTGCTTTATACCTTGCCCGAATGGGAAATCATTGAACGCAAACTGGCTCGTTTATCCAGCATGAATCCGCAGGAACGCCGCGTACAGCGTCTGTTGCTCGGACATGCCAGTGAATGCCAGATGGATAATGCAGGGCGTCTGCTGATTGCGAATACGCTTCGTCAGCATGCGAACCTGGCCAAACAAGTGATGCTGGTTGGGCAGTTTAATAAATTTGAGCTGTGGGATGAACAGACCTGGTATCAACAAGTCAGGGAAGATATTGACGCGGAGCAGTCGACTCAGGAACCACTCTCTGAGCGTTTGCAGGACTTGTCGTTATAG
- the rsmH gene encoding 16S rRNA (cytosine(1402)-N(4))-methyltransferase RsmH yields the protein MQENYKHTTVLLDEAVNGLNIKSDGIYIDGTFGRGGHSRLILSQLGEQGRLYAIDRDPQAIAAAAAITDPRFTIIHGPFSALAEYAEERGLTGRIDGILLDLGVSSPQLDDAERGFSFMRDGPLDMRMDPTKGLSAAEWLLQAEESDIAFVLKTFGEERFAKRIARAIVERNREQPMTRTKELAEVIYVATPVKDKFKHPATRSFQAIRIWVNSELDEIEKALKGALSALAPTGRLSVICFHSLEDRIVKRFMREQSRGPQVPAGIPMTEAQLSKLGGRQLKALGKMMPGEAEVAENPRARSSVLRIAERTAS from the coding sequence ATGCAGGAAAATTACAAACATACCACGGTGCTGTTGGACGAGGCCGTTAACGGTCTCAATATCAAATCTGACGGCATCTATATCGATGGCACCTTTGGACGCGGCGGGCATTCACGACTGATCCTCTCACAGCTGGGAGAACAGGGGCGCTTGTATGCTATTGACCGTGATCCACAAGCTATCGCCGCCGCCGCCGCTATCACCGATCCGCGCTTTACCATTATTCACGGCCCTTTTTCCGCGCTGGCTGAGTATGCCGAAGAACGCGGACTGACGGGACGTATCGATGGTATTTTGCTGGATCTTGGCGTTTCGTCACCGCAGCTGGATGATGCCGAGCGCGGTTTTTCATTTATGCGCGACGGACCGCTGGATATGCGCATGGATCCCACTAAAGGCCTGTCGGCCGCTGAATGGCTCTTGCAGGCAGAAGAAAGCGATATTGCTTTTGTGCTGAAAACCTTTGGTGAAGAGCGCTTTGCTAAACGTATTGCGCGCGCCATCGTTGAGCGCAACCGCGAGCAGCCGATGACGCGTACCAAAGAGCTGGCCGAGGTGATCTATGTCGCGACGCCAGTCAAAGACAAGTTTAAACATCCCGCGACGCGCAGCTTCCAGGCGATCCGTATTTGGGTCAATAGCGAGCTGGACGAGATTGAAAAAGCGCTGAAAGGCGCCCTCTCTGCGCTGGCACCCACGGGCCGTCTGTCCGTGATCTGCTTTCACTCTTTGGAAGATCGCATCGTGAAACGTTTTATGCGTGAACAAAGCCGTGGCCCACAGGTGCCCGCGGGGATCCCAATGACGGAAGCGCAGCTGAGCAAGCTTGGCGGCCGTCAGCTGAAAGCGCTGGGTAAAATGATGCCGGGTGAAGCGGAAGTGGCAGAGAATCCACGGGCGCGTAGCTCTGTATTACGTATTGCCGAGAGGACCGCATCTTGA
- the ftsL gene encoding cell division protein FtsL gives MIGNERHSLPAVIAGDILRHGKLPIILAVAVLISAVLVVTTAHKTRLLTAQREQLVLERDALDIEWRNLILEENALGDHSRVERTATEKLQMQHVDPAQENIVVQP, from the coding sequence TTGATTGGCAACGAGCGACACAGTTTACCGGCCGTTATTGCAGGCGATATTTTACGCCACGGCAAGTTGCCGATAATCCTGGCTGTCGCCGTGCTGATTTCTGCGGTGTTAGTTGTGACCACAGCGCATAAGACGCGCCTGCTCACGGCACAGCGCGAGCAGTTAGTGCTGGAGCGGGATGCGCTGGACATTGAATGGCGCAACCTGATCCTGGAAGAAAATGCCCTCGGCGATCACAGCCGGGTAGAGCGGACGGCAACGGAAAAACTGCAAATGCAGCATGTCGATCCTGCGCAGGAAAATATCGTGGTACAGCCATAA
- the murE gene encoding UDP-N-acetylmuramoyl-L-alanyl-D-glutamate--2,6-diaminopimelate ligase: protein MTDRNLRDLLAPWVPGAPSLPLREMILDSRLAASGDLFVAIKGFAADGRRFIPQAIAQGVSAIIAEAEGEAEDGEIKAMHGVPVIYLAQLSQRLSALAGRFYDQPGEKLRLIGVTGTNGKTTTTQLLAQWGQLLGETGAVMGTVGNGLYGHLTPAENTTGSAVEVQHTLNSLVSAGATLAAMEVSSHGLVQHRVAALPFAAAAFTNLSRDHLDYHGDMVSYESAKWLLFAEHTVGQSIINADDETGRRWLKKLPDAVAVTMENNLEPGCHGRWLQATQVSYHDNGASIRFDSSWGGGEIESRLMGAFNVSNLLIALGTLLSLGYPLAELIATGHQLQPVTGRMEVFTAPGKPTVVVDYAHTPDALEKALEAARLHCQGTLWCVFGCGGDRDKGKRPLMGAIAEQFSDVVVITDDNPRSEDPAAIVADILTGLLDPGRARVVSGRAEAVTNTVMQAKEGDIVLVAGKGHEDYQIVGNRRLDYSDRDTVARLLGVMA, encoded by the coding sequence GTGACAGATCGTAACCTGCGCGACTTACTGGCGCCCTGGGTACCCGGCGCGCCTTCGCTGCCGCTTCGTGAGATGATTCTGGACAGCCGCCTTGCGGCATCCGGCGATCTGTTTGTGGCGATAAAAGGCTTTGCTGCAGATGGTCGTCGTTTTATTCCACAGGCTATTGCTCAGGGCGTATCGGCGATCATCGCTGAAGCCGAGGGCGAAGCGGAAGATGGCGAGATCAAAGCCATGCATGGCGTGCCGGTGATTTACCTGGCACAGCTTTCCCAGCGCCTTTCTGCGCTGGCTGGCCGTTTTTACGATCAGCCCGGCGAGAAGCTGCGTCTGATTGGCGTGACCGGCACCAATGGCAAAACCACCACCACTCAGCTGCTGGCCCAGTGGGGACAGCTGCTGGGCGAAACCGGTGCGGTGATGGGGACCGTAGGCAATGGCCTGTATGGTCATCTCACGCCGGCGGAAAACACCACGGGTTCGGCGGTTGAGGTGCAGCATACCCTGAATTCGCTGGTTTCAGCGGGCGCTACGCTGGCGGCGATGGAAGTTTCTTCCCATGGACTGGTGCAGCACCGCGTTGCCGCACTGCCGTTCGCCGCTGCGGCGTTTACCAATTTGAGCCGCGATCATCTTGATTACCATGGCGATATGGTGAGCTATGAGTCCGCAAAATGGCTGCTGTTTGCTGAACATACAGTTGGACAGTCGATCATTAATGCGGACGATGAAACCGGTCGTCGCTGGCTGAAAAAGCTGCCGGATGCGGTGGCCGTCACCATGGAGAACAACCTGGAGCCGGGCTGCCATGGCCGCTGGCTGCAAGCCACGCAGGTCAGTTATCACGATAACGGCGCGTCGATTCGTTTCGACTCCAGCTGGGGCGGGGGTGAGATCGAAAGCCGTCTGATGGGCGCTTTTAACGTGAGTAACTTGCTGATTGCATTGGGTACGCTGCTGTCGCTGGGCTACCCGCTGGCTGAACTCATTGCAACGGGTCATCAGCTACAGCCGGTGACCGGCAGAATGGAAGTCTTCACGGCGCCAGGCAAACCGACGGTTGTGGTGGACTACGCACATACGCCGGACGCACTGGAAAAAGCGTTGGAAGCGGCCCGGCTTCATTGCCAGGGCACGCTGTGGTGCGTCTTTGGCTGCGGCGGCGATCGTGATAAAGGCAAGCGGCCACTAATGGGCGCGATTGCCGAGCAGTTCTCCGACGTAGTAGTGATTACTGATGACAATCCCCGGAGCGAAGATCCCGCTGCGATCGTCGCTGATATCCTTACTGGCTTACTCGATCCGGGCCGCGCTCGCGTCGTATCCGGCAGAGCAGAGGCGGTAACTAATACCGTCATGCAGGCGAAAGAAGGCGACATTGTGCTGGTGGCAGGCAAAGGCCACGAAGATTACCAGATCGTTGGCAATCGTCGTCTGGACTACTCCGACCGCGACACCGTCGCTCGTTTATTGGGAGTGATGGCATGA
- the murF gene encoding UDP-N-acetylmuramoyl-tripeptide--D-alanyl-D-alanine ligase yields the protein MIALSLQQLAELTGGKLFGSDLTFADVTTDTRKVSAGCLFIALKGERFDAHDLVGDAIAAGSAALLVSKHLPVAVPQVVVTDTRIALGQLAGWVRQQSTARVVALTGSSGKTSVKEMTAAILRQCGETLYTAGNLNNDIGVPLTLLRLTAKHQYAVIELGANHQGEIAYTTEIARPETALVNNLAAAHLEGFGSLAGVAKAKGEIFQGLPLNGTAILNADSNDWPHWQQTLHGKKVWRFSPQPQAESDFSATDIQITSTGTHFAMTTPAGTIPVQLPLPGRHNIANALAAAALALSVDAPLSAIQQGLATLTAVPGRLFPILLAQDKLLLDDSYNANVGSMTAAAQVLAEMPGYRVMVVGDMAELGDEAQECHREVGEAARLAGIDKVLSVGSLSKIISDASGTGEHFTDKAAVTARLKALLNEQPVITVLIKGSRSAAMEQVVQSLQEKGTC from the coding sequence ATGATAGCTCTTTCTTTACAACAGCTGGCCGAGCTAACGGGCGGCAAACTTTTTGGTAGCGACCTGACGTTTGCTGACGTCACTACCGACACGCGTAAAGTAAGCGCTGGCTGCTTGTTTATCGCGCTGAAAGGCGAGCGTTTCGACGCACACGATCTGGTTGGCGATGCCATTGCCGCCGGTTCGGCAGCTCTATTGGTAAGTAAGCACTTACCCGTTGCTGTGCCGCAGGTCGTTGTTACTGACACTCGCATTGCGCTGGGCCAGCTCGCTGGCTGGGTTCGGCAACAATCGACGGCTCGCGTCGTTGCGCTGACCGGTTCTTCCGGTAAAACCTCGGTAAAAGAGATGACGGCAGCCATTCTGCGTCAGTGTGGTGAAACGCTCTATACCGCAGGCAACCTGAACAATGATATCGGCGTGCCGCTGACGCTGCTGCGCCTGACGGCTAAGCATCAGTATGCGGTTATCGAACTGGGCGCGAACCACCAGGGCGAAATTGCTTACACCACTGAGATCGCCCGACCTGAAACGGCGCTGGTGAATAACCTGGCCGCCGCGCATCTGGAAGGGTTTGGATCGCTGGCAGGCGTGGCAAAAGCCAAAGGCGAGATTTTTCAGGGGCTACCGCTGAACGGTACCGCCATTCTGAATGCCGACAGCAACGACTGGCCGCACTGGCAGCAAACGCTGCACGGTAAAAAAGTCTGGCGTTTTTCGCCTCAGCCACAGGCCGAAAGCGATTTCTCTGCTACCGATATTCAGATTACCAGCACGGGTACGCATTTCGCGATGACCACCCCTGCGGGCACCATCCCGGTTCAGCTGCCGCTGCCTGGCCGCCACAATATTGCCAACGCGCTGGCCGCCGCCGCGCTGGCGTTGTCGGTAGATGCGCCGCTTAGCGCCATCCAGCAGGGACTGGCCACGCTGACCGCCGTTCCCGGACGTCTTTTCCCGATTCTGCTCGCTCAGGACAAATTACTGCTTGATGACAGCTACAACGCCAACGTGGGTTCAATGACCGCTGCCGCTCAGGTTCTGGCAGAAATGCCCGGCTATCGCGTGATGGTTGTCGGTGATATGGCTGAACTGGGCGACGAAGCGCAGGAGTGCCACCGCGAGGTGGGCGAAGCGGCTCGTCTGGCAGGGATCGATAAAGTGCTGAGCGTCGGCTCACTGAGCAAAATCATCAGCGATGCCAGCGGGACGGGCGAACACTTTACTGACAAGGCCGCTGTCACTGCGCGTCTGAAAGCGCTGCTAAATGAGCAGCCGGTTATTACCGTTTTAATCAAAGGTTCACGTAGTGCCGCCATGGAGCAGGTAGTACAGAGCTTACAGGAGAAAGGAACATGTTAG
- the mraY gene encoding phospho-N-acetylmuramoyl-pentapeptide-transferase, with translation MLVWLAEHLVTFYSGFNVFSYLTFRAIVSLLTALFISLWMGPRMIARLQEMSFGQVVRNDGPESHFSKRGTPTMGGIMILFSITVSVLMWAYPTNPYVWCVLVVLVGFGIIGFVDDYRKVVRKDTKGLIARWKYFWMSVISLGVAFALYIAGKGTPATELVVPFFKDVMPQLGLFYVVLAYFVIVGTGNAVNLTDGLDGLAIMPTVFVAAGFALVAWATGNVKFAEYLHIPYLRHAGELVIVCTAIVGAGLGFLWFNTYPAQVFMGDVGSLALGGALGTIAVLLRQEFLLVIMGGVFVVETLSVILQVGSFKLRGQRIFRMAPIHHHYELKGWPEPRVIVRFWIISLMLVLIGLATLKVR, from the coding sequence ATGTTAGTCTGGCTGGCCGAACACCTGGTCACTTTTTATTCGGGCTTTAACGTCTTTTCTTATCTGACGTTCCGCGCCATTGTCAGCCTGCTGACGGCGCTGTTTATCTCGCTGTGGATGGGGCCGCGTATGATTGCCCGCCTGCAGGAAATGTCTTTTGGTCAGGTTGTGCGTAACGATGGCCCGGAGTCGCACTTCAGCAAGCGCGGGACGCCGACGATGGGCGGGATAATGATCCTGTTTTCCATCACGGTCTCCGTACTGATGTGGGCTTATCCGACCAACCCCTATGTCTGGTGCGTGTTGGTGGTGCTGGTGGGCTTTGGCATCATCGGCTTCGTCGATGATTATCGCAAAGTGGTGCGTAAAGATACCAAAGGTCTGATCGCCCGCTGGAAGTATTTCTGGATGTCGGTGATCTCGCTGGGCGTTGCCTTTGCCTTATACATTGCCGGCAAAGGGACACCTGCCACCGAGCTGGTGGTGCCGTTCTTTAAAGACGTTATGCCACAGCTGGGTCTGTTCTACGTCGTGCTCGCTTACTTTGTGATTGTGGGAACCGGCAACGCCGTGAACCTGACCGATGGTCTGGACGGGCTGGCGATTATGCCTACGGTGTTTGTTGCGGCCGGTTTTGCACTGGTTGCCTGGGCAACCGGTAACGTTAAGTTTGCTGAATACCTGCATATTCCTTATCTGCGCCACGCTGGCGAACTGGTCATTGTCTGCACCGCGATTGTCGGCGCTGGGCTGGGTTTCTTATGGTTCAACACCTATCCGGCGCAGGTTTTTATGGGCGATGTCGGATCGCTGGCGCTGGGCGGCGCGCTGGGTACGATTGCCGTACTGCTGCGACAGGAATTTTTGCTGGTGATTATGGGCGGCGTATTTGTGGTGGAAACCCTGTCGGTGATCCTACAGGTCGGCTCCTTTAAGCTGCGCGGTCAGCGCATCTTCCGCATGGCGCCTATCCATCACCATTACGAACTGAAAGGCTGGCCGGAACCACGCGTCATCGTGCGCTTCTGGATTATTTCACTGATGCTGGTGCTGATTGGCCTGGCAACGTTGAAGGTACGGTGA
- the murD gene encoding UDP-N-acetylmuramoyl-L-alanine--D-glutamate ligase, which produces MKVNYQGKKVVIIGLGLTGLSCVDFFLARGVTPRVMDTRIAPPGLDQLAENVERWLGSLNDSWLLDADLIVASPGMALSHLSLMEAAEAGVEIVGDIELFCREAQAPIVAITGSNGKSTVTTLVGEMAKAAGWQVGVGGNIGLPALMLLDKPAQLYVLELSSFQLETTSSLKAAAATILNVTEDHMDRYPLGMQQYRAAKLRVYEQAGVCVVNADDAMTMPVRGADKRCISFGVDVGDYHLNRQQGSVWLRVKGEKVLNTDEMMLVGQHNYTNALAALALADAVGLPRSSSLKALTTFTGLAHRFQLAYEHNGVRWINDSKATNVGSTEAALNGLQVKGTLWLLLGGDGKSADFSSLASYLQGDKVRIYCFGRDAAGLAALRPEIAVQTETLAEAMKQIAVQVQPGDMVLLSPACASLDQFRNFEQRGDAFTQLAKELG; this is translated from the coding sequence ATGAAGGTTAACTACCAGGGCAAAAAAGTTGTCATTATCGGGCTGGGCCTGACTGGCCTTTCCTGCGTTGATTTCTTTCTGGCGCGTGGCGTAACGCCGCGCGTGATGGATACCCGCATCGCGCCGCCAGGCCTGGACCAGCTGGCGGAAAACGTTGAGCGCTGGTTAGGTTCGCTGAATGACAGCTGGCTGCTGGATGCTGACCTAATCGTCGCCAGTCCCGGCATGGCACTCAGCCATTTGTCGCTGATGGAAGCCGCTGAAGCCGGCGTGGAAATTGTTGGCGACATTGAGCTTTTCTGTCGTGAAGCACAGGCGCCGATTGTCGCCATCACCGGTTCGAACGGAAAAAGCACCGTTACTACGTTAGTCGGTGAGATGGCAAAAGCCGCAGGCTGGCAGGTTGGCGTAGGCGGCAATATTGGTTTGCCCGCCCTGATGCTGCTGGACAAGCCCGCCCAGCTCTACGTGCTGGAGCTGTCCAGCTTTCAGCTGGAGACCACCAGCAGCCTGAAAGCGGCGGCTGCGACCATTCTCAACGTCACTGAAGATCATATGGATCGTTATCCATTGGGTATGCAGCAGTATCGCGCAGCTAAACTGCGCGTTTACGAACAGGCTGGAGTCTGTGTCGTCAATGCTGATGATGCGATGACCATGCCGGTTCGCGGTGCGGATAAGCGCTGCATCAGTTTTGGCGTAGACGTCGGTGATTATCACCTCAACCGCCAGCAGGGCAGCGTCTGGCTACGTGTAAAAGGCGAGAAAGTTTTAAACACCGACGAAATGATGCTGGTTGGCCAGCACAACTATACCAACGCGCTGGCGGCGCTTGCGCTGGCTGATGCCGTGGGCCTGCCACGCAGCAGCAGCCTGAAAGCGCTGACAACGTTTACCGGGCTGGCACACCGTTTCCAGCTGGCTTATGAACACAATGGCGTGCGCTGGATCAATGATTCTAAAGCGACCAACGTCGGCAGTACTGAAGCGGCGCTCAACGGTTTGCAGGTTAAGGGAACGCTTTGGCTGCTGTTAGGCGGTGATGGAAAATCGGCGGACTTCAGTTCGCTGGCGAGCTATCTGCAAGGCGACAAGGTACGGATTTACTGCTTTGGCCGCGATGCTGCGGGTCTGGCTGCGCTGCGTCCTGAAATCGCGGTGCAAACGGAAACGCTGGCTGAAGCGATGAAGCAAATTGCGGTTCAGGTACAGCCAGGCGATATGGTGCTGCTGTCACCAGCCTGCGCCAGCCTCGATCAGTTCAGAAATTTTGAGCAGCGCGGTGACGCCTTTACTCAACTGGCGAAGGAGCTTGGCTGA
- the ftsW gene encoding cell division protein FtsW, which translates to MRIPGLSIASWLSERLKEWVMGARESDASSMVLYDRTLLWLTIGLAIIGFVMVTSASMPVGQRLSDDPFFFAKRDAFYLVLAFGMGLVTLRVPMDFWQRYSNIMLLVTVVMLLIVLVVGSSVNGASRWIALGPLRIQPAELSKLSLFCYLASYLVRKVDEVRNNFWGFCKPMGVMVVLAVLLLAQPDLGTVVVLFVTTLAMLFLAGAKLWQFLAIIGSGIFAVCLLIIAEPYRMRRVTSFWNPWEDPFGSGYQLTQSLMAFGRGEFWGQGLGNSVQKLEYLPEAHTDFIFSIIGEELGYIGVVLALLMVFFVAFRAMSIGRRALELDQRFAGFLGCSIGVWFSFQALVNVGAAAGMLPTKGLTLPLISYGGSSLIIMSTAIVFLLRIDYETRLAKAQAFTRGSR; encoded by the coding sequence ATGCGTATTCCTGGTTTAAGCATTGCCAGCTGGCTTTCTGAACGCCTGAAAGAGTGGGTGATGGGCGCACGTGAAAGCGATGCCAGCTCAATGGTGCTTTATGACCGCACGCTGCTCTGGCTGACCATCGGTCTTGCCATCATCGGTTTTGTCATGGTGACGTCGGCATCCATGCCGGTGGGCCAGCGTTTATCGGACGACCCCTTCTTCTTTGCCAAGCGTGATGCGTTTTATCTGGTGCTCGCCTTCGGGATGGGGCTGGTAACGCTGCGTGTCCCCATGGACTTCTGGCAGCGCTACAGCAACATCATGCTGCTGGTGACGGTGGTGATGCTGCTGATCGTTCTGGTGGTCGGCAGCTCGGTCAACGGTGCGTCGCGCTGGATCGCGCTGGGGCCGCTACGTATACAGCCTGCGGAGCTGTCCAAGCTGTCGCTGTTTTGCTATCTGGCCAGCTACCTGGTGCGCAAAGTTGACGAGGTCCGAAACAATTTTTGGGGCTTCTGTAAGCCAATGGGCGTGATGGTTGTCCTGGCGGTACTGCTGCTGGCACAGCCCGATCTCGGTACGGTGGTTGTGCTGTTCGTGACGACGCTGGCGATGCTGTTCCTGGCGGGTGCCAAGCTGTGGCAATTTCTGGCAATTATCGGCTCCGGTATTTTTGCCGTATGCCTGCTGATTATTGCTGAACCCTATCGTATGCGCCGCGTCACCTCCTTCTGGAATCCGTGGGAAGATCCGTTTGGCAGCGGTTATCAGCTGACCCAATCTCTGATGGCCTTTGGACGCGGGGAGTTTTGGGGGCAGGGCTTAGGCAATTCGGTACAAAAGCTGGAGTATTTACCGGAAGCGCATACCGATTTTATCTTCTCCATTATTGGAGAAGAACTGGGTTATATCGGTGTGGTTCTGGCGCTGTTAATGGTATTCTTCGTCGCTTTTCGCGCGATGTCCATTGGCCGTCGTGCGCTGGAGCTTGACCAGCGGTTTGCCGGTTTCCTCGGCTGCTCAATTGGCGTCTGGTTCAGCTTCCAGGCATTGGTAAACGTCGGTGCTGCGGCAGGCATGCTGCCCACCAAAGGCCTGACGTTGCCGCTGATCAGCTACGGTGGTTCCAGTTTGATTATTATGTCGACCGCCATCGTATTTTTGTTACGTATTGATTATGAGACGCGTCTGGCAAAAGCACAGGCGTTTACGCGAGGTAGTCGATGA
- the murG gene encoding undecaprenyldiphospho-muramoylpentapeptide beta-N-acetylglucosaminyltransferase has protein sequence MKGKRLMVMAGGTGGHVFPGLAVAHHLIAQGWEVRWLGTADRMEADLVPKHGIDIDFIRISGLRGKGLKALIAAPLRIFTAVRQARAIMKAYRPDVVLGMGGYVSGPGGLAAWSCGIPVVLHEQNGIAGLTNKWLAKIAKKVMQAFPGAFPKAEVVGNPVRTDVLALPLPEARMANRTGPVRVLVIGGSQGARILNQTMPQVAAKLGDKITLWHQVGKGALDSVNSAYQQVEQTGHNVTEFIDDMAAAYAWADVIVCRSGALTVSEVAAAGLPAIFVPFQHKDRQQYWNALPLEKAGAAKIYEQPQFSADTVAQTLAAWDRATLLQMAHKARAVAVPDATERVAAEVCKAAL, from the coding sequence ATGAAAGGGAAGCGACTGATGGTCATGGCTGGCGGCACCGGGGGACACGTTTTCCCTGGCCTGGCCGTTGCACACCATCTGATAGCGCAGGGCTGGGAAGTGCGCTGGCTCGGCACGGCGGACCGTATGGAAGCCGACCTGGTACCGAAACACGGTATCGACATCGATTTTATTCGCATTAGCGGCTTACGCGGCAAAGGTCTGAAGGCACTGATTGCTGCACCGCTGCGTATTTTTACCGCCGTGCGTCAGGCTCGCGCCATCATGAAAGCCTACAGGCCTGATGTGGTGCTGGGCATGGGCGGTTATGTTTCCGGGCCTGGTGGCTTAGCGGCCTGGAGCTGTGGCATCCCGGTAGTGCTGCATGAGCAAAACGGTATTGCCGGTCTGACCAACAAATGGCTGGCAAAGATCGCGAAAAAAGTGATGCAGGCTTTCCCCGGTGCGTTCCCAAAGGCAGAAGTGGTGGGCAATCCGGTGAGAACCGACGTGCTGGCGCTACCACTGCCGGAAGCGCGTATGGCGAATCGCACGGGGCCTGTACGTGTGCTGGTTATTGGCGGCTCTCAGGGCGCGCGCATTTTGAATCAAACCATGCCGCAGGTAGCCGCAAAGCTTGGCGACAAGATTACGCTCTGGCACCAGGTGGGTAAGGGCGCGCTGGATAGCGTTAACAGCGCCTACCAGCAGGTTGAACAAACCGGACATAACGTCACCGAGTTTATTGATGATATGGCCGCAGCCTATGCATGGGCAGACGTGATCGTATGCCGTTCCGGCGCGCTGACCGTTAGTGAAGTCGCCGCCGCAGGTTTACCCGCCATCTTTGTACCGTTCCAGCATAAAGATCGCCAACAGTATTGGAACGCGCTGCCGCTGGAAAAAGCGGGCGCGGCAAAAATTTATGAGCAGCCGCAGTTCTCTGCGGACACAGTGGCGCAAACGCTGGCGGCCTGGGATCGGGCTACCTTATTGCAGATGGCCCACAAAGCGCGTGCGGTAGCGGTTCCTGATGCGACCGAGCGTGTGGCGGCAGAAGTCTGTAAAGCGGCGTTATAA